A window of Alicyclobacillus vulcanalis contains these coding sequences:
- a CDS encoding bifunctional homocysteine S-methyltransferase/methylenetetrahydrofolate reductase — translation MTDAVWRRWDRPPRDIEGPLGACVLFDGAMSTYVHQLGVPIGTPVEQLNLTAPDLVARVHRQYVEAGCTVVQTNTFMANRMALERHGLTVHVGDLNRRGVEIARSAARDEASVYGTMGPAMGGYRYGALLQDEERAVLASVYREQAEALVGAGVDGLILETFPDLEEALVAIAAVRPIVGDLPLVVNLSPEEIGVTRDGVPLQDAFRRVREAGADVVGLNCRLGPYGILRSYEQAGLEQGGPYAAVPNAGILQRSERDEIAYTGDTQDFSRLMLRIAQMGVRWLGGCCGTTPEYIRALREALLRADGGRTGVLIPAGARDSAERTRVTRSVDGAHDGPSVVDIAREKKAIVVELDPPKHLSIARFLQGAEALAAAGADLVTMADNSLGSVRVSNMALASLLKQQQIEPLVHVTCRDRNLIGQQSHLMGLAVLGIRNVLLVTGDPSRYGELPGATSVYDVSSMDLTKMVRRLNEGVGFSGQPLKHPSRFVIGTAFNPHVHNFAKAVDRLRRKVEAGADFVMTQPVFDPELMEAIADATRDLGVPVFIGIMPLTSARNAEFLHYQVPGIRLSEEALRRMQEAAPDEALAVGEAIARELVETAVRLFPGLYLVTPFLRFEMTVRLTQYARALEASLVGSSGASTS, via the coding sequence ATGACCGATGCCGTGTGGCGCCGATGGGACCGCCCTCCGCGGGACATCGAGGGGCCGCTGGGCGCGTGTGTCCTATTTGACGGCGCGATGTCCACGTATGTTCACCAACTGGGGGTTCCCATCGGCACGCCTGTCGAACAGCTCAACCTGACTGCGCCCGATCTCGTCGCTCGTGTGCACCGCCAGTACGTGGAAGCCGGTTGCACGGTCGTGCAGACGAACACCTTCATGGCCAACCGGATGGCGCTCGAGCGGCACGGTCTGACGGTCCACGTGGGCGATTTGAACCGGCGGGGCGTCGAGATCGCCCGCTCCGCAGCGCGCGACGAGGCAAGTGTCTACGGGACCATGGGCCCGGCCATGGGGGGATACCGGTACGGTGCGCTGTTGCAAGACGAGGAACGAGCGGTGCTCGCCAGCGTGTACCGGGAACAGGCCGAGGCGCTTGTGGGCGCTGGCGTCGACGGTCTCATTTTGGAAACCTTCCCCGATCTCGAAGAGGCGCTGGTCGCCATTGCAGCGGTGCGCCCGATCGTCGGCGACTTGCCGCTCGTGGTCAACCTTTCCCCTGAGGAAATTGGCGTGACTCGCGATGGCGTTCCGCTGCAAGACGCTTTCCGCAGGGTTCGCGAGGCGGGCGCAGACGTCGTCGGCCTGAACTGCCGGTTAGGCCCATACGGGATTTTGCGATCGTATGAACAGGCTGGGCTGGAACAGGGGGGACCCTACGCGGCCGTGCCCAATGCGGGCATTTTGCAGCGCTCCGAAAGGGACGAGATCGCGTATACGGGCGACACACAGGACTTTTCGCGCCTGATGTTGCGCATCGCGCAGATGGGGGTACGTTGGCTCGGCGGCTGTTGTGGGACGACGCCGGAATACATTCGGGCGCTTCGTGAAGCGCTCTTGCGCGCGGATGGGGGTCGGACGGGTGTTCTGATCCCTGCGGGCGCCCGTGACAGCGCTGAGCGGACGCGCGTGACGCGCTCTGTGGACGGGGCGCACGACGGCCCAAGTGTGGTCGACATCGCGCGAGAAAAGAAGGCCATTGTCGTCGAGCTGGATCCGCCGAAGCATCTTTCCATCGCGCGCTTTTTGCAAGGTGCGGAAGCGCTCGCCGCTGCCGGTGCCGATCTCGTCACGATGGCGGACAATTCGCTGGGATCGGTGCGCGTGTCCAACATGGCGCTTGCAAGCCTGTTGAAACAGCAGCAGATTGAACCCCTTGTGCACGTGACATGTCGGGATCGAAACCTGATTGGCCAGCAGTCCCATCTGATGGGACTCGCCGTGTTGGGCATTCGCAACGTGCTGTTGGTCACGGGCGATCCGTCCCGCTACGGCGAGCTGCCAGGTGCCACGAGCGTGTACGACGTCTCGTCGATGGACCTCACAAAAATGGTGAGGCGTTTGAACGAGGGCGTAGGCTTTTCGGGTCAACCGCTGAAGCATCCGTCGCGATTTGTCATCGGGACAGCGTTCAATCCGCACGTGCACAATTTCGCGAAGGCCGTGGACCGGTTGCGCAGAAAGGTGGAGGCGGGTGCGGACTTTGTCATGACGCAGCCCGTGTTCGATCCGGAGCTGATGGAGGCCATCGCGGACGCGACCCGGGACCTGGGTGTCCCCGTCTTCATCGGTATCATGCCACTGACGAGTGCGCGGAATGCGGAATTTCTGCACTATCAGGTGCCAGGCATCCGCCTGTCGGAGGAAGCGCTGCGCCGGATGCAGGAGGCAGCGCCGGATGAGGCGCTCGCGGTGGGGGAGGCCATTGCGCGGGAGCTCGTGGAGACCGCCGTGCGACTGTTCCCGGGGCTGTATCTCGTGACGCCCTTCCTGCGGTTTGAGATGACGGTTCGCCTCACGCAATACGCTCGGGCGCTTGAGGCCAGCCTGGTCGGATCGAGCGGCGCGTCGACCTCATGA
- a CDS encoding Cof-type HAD-IIB family hydrolase, translating into MSVKTKQRVKMVFLDIDGTLFVNGHIVPKSAAAVAKLVQNQIPVAVCTGRSVIHAKHVQDALGIPYGIYFNGGLVKAGDREIFSLPFSREVVRGILTAAERRGIQTIIHTHDHAFTLQPIPAEYLPVLASYDFPPITCEPGMAGRLDQIGVFQLNAFMTAEWDDVFEREFPECYVYRWHERAVDFQRRKSDKSIGAMKLLAHLGIAPEDAVHIGDGGNDIGMFRTMGYSVAMGNASDEVKRAAKWVTSRADEGGVADALAHLGLI; encoded by the coding sequence ATGTCCGTGAAGACCAAGCAACGCGTCAAGATGGTGTTTCTCGATATTGATGGAACGCTATTCGTGAACGGCCACATCGTGCCCAAAAGCGCGGCGGCCGTCGCCAAACTGGTGCAAAATCAAATCCCCGTCGCGGTCTGCACGGGCCGCAGTGTCATCCACGCAAAACACGTCCAGGACGCGCTCGGGATTCCGTACGGGATTTATTTTAACGGTGGCCTCGTCAAAGCTGGAGACCGCGAGATCTTCTCCCTGCCCTTTTCGCGCGAGGTCGTTCGGGGAATTCTGACCGCGGCGGAGCGCCGCGGAATTCAGACCATCATTCACACGCATGATCACGCCTTCACACTTCAACCGATCCCGGCAGAATATCTTCCGGTCTTGGCGTCGTACGACTTCCCTCCCATCACCTGTGAACCAGGCATGGCAGGGCGTCTGGACCAAATCGGGGTGTTCCAACTGAACGCCTTCATGACGGCCGAGTGGGACGACGTCTTTGAACGAGAGTTTCCCGAGTGCTACGTATACCGCTGGCACGAGCGCGCGGTGGACTTTCAACGCCGCAAGTCAGACAAATCCATTGGCGCGATGAAACTCCTGGCGCACTTGGGAATCGCCCCCGAGGATGCGGTGCACATCGGTGACGGCGGCAACGACATCGGGATGTTCCGAACCATGGGGTATTCGGTCGCCATGGGCAATGCGAGCGACGAGGTGAAGCGGGCCGCGAAGTGGGTCACCTCGCGCGCGGACGAGGGCGGCGTCGCGGACGCCTTGGCGCACCTCGGGCTGATTTAG
- the iolB gene encoding 5-deoxy-glucuronate isomerase, whose product MYLVRGQSHNGYRELVPTDNAAGLKWISLGHLRLAAGEVHEARVPDREVVLVLLSGAMRVSVGSQVFGPYERKNVFASPATAVYVPVNEAFRVENAGADLLEVAVCQAKAEEHHEPFVVTPDEVQVKTVGQANFERKVHDIVVQQAEGRVHRIIVGETFNPPGNWSSYPPHKHDEYLPGVEALMEEIYFYQLDPTSGFGLQSIYTSDGAIDETYRVKHGDAFMIPRGYHPVCAAGGYQLYYLWLMAGPVDRVMIPHDDPAHAWIRERSWT is encoded by the coding sequence ATGTATTTGGTGCGAGGTCAATCTCACAACGGCTACCGCGAATTGGTGCCGACGGACAACGCGGCCGGTTTGAAGTGGATTTCGCTCGGGCACTTGCGGCTCGCCGCGGGCGAGGTGCATGAAGCGCGCGTACCGGACCGGGAAGTGGTGCTCGTCCTCCTGTCGGGCGCGATGCGCGTGTCCGTGGGGTCGCAGGTCTTTGGGCCGTACGAGCGGAAAAACGTGTTTGCGTCGCCAGCCACGGCTGTGTATGTGCCTGTAAACGAGGCGTTTCGGGTGGAAAACGCAGGCGCGGATCTTCTCGAGGTCGCCGTGTGCCAGGCAAAAGCTGAAGAACATCACGAGCCCTTTGTCGTCACGCCCGACGAGGTCCAGGTGAAAACCGTGGGCCAAGCCAACTTTGAGCGCAAGGTGCACGACATCGTCGTTCAGCAGGCGGAGGGCCGCGTGCACCGGATCATCGTGGGTGAAACGTTCAATCCTCCCGGCAACTGGTCGAGCTACCCGCCCCATAAACACGACGAGTATCTGCCGGGCGTAGAGGCGCTCATGGAGGAAATCTACTTCTATCAACTCGATCCAACTTCGGGATTTGGTCTGCAGTCCATCTACACGTCCGATGGCGCGATCGACGAAACGTACCGCGTCAAACACGGCGACGCCTTCATGATCCCGCGTGGTTACCATCCTGTGTGTGCCGCCGGAGGCTATCAGTTGTATTACCTGTGGCTCATGGCCGGCCCCGTGGACCGCGTGATGATCCCGCACGACGATCCGGCGCACGCTTGGATCCGCGAGCGGTCGTGGACGTAA
- a CDS encoding tagaturonate reductase: MRLCAAALDADARAAFERNQAMPIRVVQIGEGIFLRGFLDWLVHRLNQSGRFHGRIAVVNPRPSGAHHIHDFQVQDGLFTVVTRGLDKGAPVERAEVVMSIGRALESTHEWAQVLDLARDPQVEIVVSNTTELGLRYEPSPPPTGDAPPATFPAKLTQYLHRRYEALGWQEASRLIVVPCELIDDNGRELSAVVRRHASDWALGADFERWLEARVEFCDTLVDRIVTPYTGRPALPYEDELAVTVEPYCLFAIRGSERIRDLWPFSEAGLPVHYADDIRDFRLQKLRALNGTHTALANLGLMAGLSTVFEVMRHPVLSLFVRDLVSSEIVPATIQRVRQPEMLRTFARDVLERFQNPFLEHQLRSIATNAISKARIRLIPTLLDAVTNAGDARRLTAAVAAVCLAYRPGLEDAAGPDPAADRLRAHWQEDVGASARAILSDAELWSIDLTQVPGVLDGWIRFVERAQQEGPVHAVASL; encoded by the coding sequence ATGCGACTGTGTGCAGCTGCACTGGATGCCGATGCGCGCGCGGCCTTCGAGCGTAATCAGGCCATGCCGATACGGGTTGTTCAAATTGGAGAGGGCATCTTCCTCCGGGGATTCCTCGACTGGCTGGTTCACCGTCTGAATCAGTCCGGCCGTTTTCACGGGCGGATCGCCGTGGTGAATCCGCGCCCAAGTGGGGCACATCATATCCACGACTTTCAAGTGCAGGACGGGCTCTTCACCGTCGTCACGCGCGGACTCGATAAGGGAGCGCCAGTGGAACGGGCGGAGGTGGTCATGTCGATCGGCCGCGCGTTGGAGTCGACGCACGAATGGGCACAAGTGCTCGACTTGGCGCGCGATCCGCAGGTCGAGATCGTCGTGTCCAACACGACAGAACTGGGCCTTCGCTATGAGCCCAGTCCGCCGCCCACGGGCGATGCGCCGCCGGCCACGTTTCCGGCCAAGCTCACCCAGTATCTCCACCGCCGATACGAGGCGCTCGGGTGGCAGGAGGCGAGTCGGCTCATCGTCGTGCCCTGCGAGTTGATCGACGACAACGGGCGCGAGCTGAGTGCCGTGGTGCGCCGCCACGCGAGCGACTGGGCGCTCGGCGCGGATTTTGAGCGCTGGCTGGAAGCGCGCGTGGAGTTTTGCGATACCTTGGTGGACCGCATCGTGACACCGTACACGGGGCGTCCCGCGCTGCCGTACGAAGACGAACTCGCGGTGACGGTCGAGCCGTACTGCCTGTTTGCCATCCGGGGCAGCGAGCGGATTCGCGACTTGTGGCCATTCTCGGAAGCCGGGCTGCCCGTGCATTACGCCGACGACATTCGCGACTTCCGGTTGCAGAAGCTTCGCGCGCTGAACGGCACGCACACGGCCCTCGCAAACCTCGGCCTCATGGCGGGGCTTTCGACCGTATTCGAGGTCATGCGCCATCCCGTCTTGTCTTTGTTCGTCCGCGATCTCGTCTCCAGCGAGATTGTGCCCGCCACGATCCAGCGCGTGCGCCAGCCGGAAATGCTGCGGACGTTTGCGCGCGATGTGCTCGAGCGGTTTCAAAACCCCTTCTTGGAACACCAACTTCGCTCGATCGCGACCAACGCGATTTCGAAGGCCAGGATCCGATTGATCCCGACCCTTCTCGATGCGGTGACAAACGCGGGAGACGCTCGCCGCCTGACGGCCGCTGTGGCTGCCGTATGCCTCGCGTACCGGCCGGGTCTGGAAGACGCAGCAGGGCCGGATCCGGCGGCAGACCGCCTGCGCGCGCATTGGCAGGAAGATGTGGGCGCCTCTGCGAGGGCCATTTTGTCGGATGCGGAATTGTGGTCCATCGATTTGACCCAGGTTCCGGGTGTGCTCGACGGGTGGATTCGATTTGTGGAACGCGCCCAGCAAGAAGGGCCCGTACACGCGGTCGCCAGTCTGTGA
- a CDS encoding TlpA family protein disulfide reductase, protein MRRSWSVLMAVCMSWLAVGCGTPANSLSQATAASGRHAPHPLVFQNLTGAMNEGQDPRWDPKAAPTGVYDDVTVVTASGRQEVLSVRDAPLLFAAYWCPHCQRTLQLLTSIESRLKQKPILVNVGYPPGTTLQTAARIAREESQVLHLAPFQEVFILNPDAGDRYAPLGYPTLAFYRAGRDWTLYGEHRASIWEKALSESTSKAYNGSEES, encoded by the coding sequence ATGCGCAGGTCTTGGAGCGTGCTCATGGCCGTTTGCATGTCTTGGTTGGCGGTGGGGTGTGGCACGCCTGCAAACTCGTTGTCACAAGCGACCGCTGCGTCTGGAAGGCACGCGCCGCACCCCCTCGTGTTTCAGAACCTCACAGGTGCCATGAACGAGGGGCAGGATCCCCGGTGGGACCCGAAAGCGGCTCCCACGGGTGTCTACGACGACGTGACCGTGGTCACAGCGAGTGGCCGACAGGAGGTGCTCTCCGTTCGGGATGCGCCGCTCCTGTTCGCAGCGTACTGGTGCCCTCACTGCCAGCGCACACTGCAGCTTCTCACGTCGATTGAATCACGCCTGAAGCAAAAGCCCATTCTTGTGAACGTCGGCTATCCTCCGGGCACGACACTGCAGACCGCGGCGCGCATCGCGCGCGAGGAGTCTCAAGTTCTTCACTTGGCGCCGTTCCAAGAGGTCTTTATCTTGAATCCTGATGCAGGGGATCGATACGCCCCGCTAGGGTACCCAACACTCGCTTTTTATCGCGCCGGGCGAGATTGGACGCTGTACGGTGAACATCGAGCGTCTATTTGGGAAAAGGCCCTGTCCGAATCGACATCAAAAGCGTACAATGGCAGCGAGGAATCATGA
- a CDS encoding glycine--tRNA ligase, giving the protein MQVTMDTLVSLAKRRGFIFPGSEIYGGLANTWDYGPLGAQVKHRLKAAWWRFFIEQSPLNVGLDSAILMNKQVWVASGHVANFHDPMVDCRQCKARFRADKLIEEAAEAQGKSLVVDGLPFSEMERWMQELQVACPNCGARDFTNIRQFNMMFRTFQGVTEDAANEVYLRPETAQGIFVNFKNVQRTMRKKLPFGIGQFGKSFRNEITPGNFIFRTREFEQMELEFFCAPGEDEEWFAYWRQTCMDWLRSLGLKAENLRFRDHAKEQLSHYSKATTDIEYRFPFGWGELLGVANRTDYDLKAHQEHSGENMMVQEEGREPFIPYCIEPSIGADRLFLAVFADAYDEETVAEGDTRVVLRLHPKLAPYQLAVLPLSKKLNEPAHRLYLDLMKHFSVDYDETGSIGKRYRRQDEIGTPFCVTYDFESESDHQVTIRMRDSMEQVRIPLEGVRTWIQEQLDASGTNW; this is encoded by the coding sequence ATGCAGGTGACGATGGACACGTTGGTATCGTTAGCAAAGCGGCGAGGTTTTATTTTTCCAGGCTCCGAGATTTACGGTGGGTTGGCCAACACGTGGGATTATGGGCCACTTGGCGCGCAGGTCAAGCATCGTTTGAAAGCCGCCTGGTGGCGGTTCTTTATCGAACAGAGCCCGTTGAACGTCGGCCTCGATTCGGCCATCTTGATGAACAAACAGGTGTGGGTCGCCTCGGGACACGTGGCCAACTTCCACGACCCGATGGTCGATTGCCGCCAGTGCAAAGCGCGATTTCGCGCGGACAAACTGATTGAAGAAGCGGCGGAAGCGCAGGGAAAGTCTCTGGTGGTGGACGGTCTGCCGTTTTCTGAAATGGAGCGGTGGATGCAAGAACTCCAAGTCGCCTGCCCGAACTGCGGTGCGCGCGACTTTACAAACATCAGGCAGTTTAACATGATGTTTCGCACGTTTCAGGGCGTGACGGAGGACGCCGCGAATGAGGTCTACCTCCGCCCGGAGACCGCTCAGGGTATTTTTGTAAACTTCAAAAACGTTCAGCGAACGATGCGCAAGAAGTTGCCGTTCGGCATCGGTCAATTCGGGAAAAGTTTTCGGAACGAGATCACGCCCGGCAACTTCATCTTCCGTACGCGCGAATTTGAACAGATGGAGCTTGAGTTCTTCTGCGCTCCCGGTGAAGATGAAGAGTGGTTTGCCTATTGGCGGCAGACTTGCATGGACTGGCTTCGGTCACTGGGCCTTAAAGCGGAAAACCTCAGATTTCGCGATCACGCCAAAGAGCAACTGTCTCACTACAGCAAGGCGACCACGGATATCGAGTATCGTTTTCCGTTCGGCTGGGGGGAGCTCCTCGGCGTCGCCAACCGGACGGACTATGACCTGAAGGCGCACCAAGAGCACTCTGGGGAAAACATGATGGTGCAGGAGGAGGGCCGCGAACCGTTCATCCCGTATTGCATCGAGCCGTCCATCGGCGCCGATCGCCTCTTTCTTGCGGTGTTCGCAGACGCGTATGACGAAGAGACCGTCGCCGAGGGGGACACCCGGGTCGTCCTGCGTCTCCATCCGAAGCTCGCGCCTTATCAACTGGCGGTGCTGCCGCTCTCCAAGAAGTTGAACGAGCCGGCGCATCGCTTGTACCTGGATCTCATGAAGCACTTCAGCGTGGATTACGATGAAACGGGTTCGATCGGGAAGAGATACCGCCGGCAGGACGAGATCGGCACGCCCTTCTGCGTCACGTATGACTTCGAGTCCGAGTCGGACCACCAAGTCACGATCAGGATGCGCGACTCGATGGAGCAGGTGCGCATTCCGCTGGAAGGCGTGCGGACCTGGATTCAAGAGCAGCTCGACGCATCCGGAACGAATTGGTAA
- a CDS encoding GGDEF domain-containing protein, whose amino-acid sequence MELFEFAADALTRLVAIDGGFFIYRKRGIETGAEPQAPALYHVFGAFADCAEMAPIEALVKEDLTLGVPLERWMLVEDVPHEALRAWLESQSVLEFGVWPLYSREEIRGAVVVARTRPVMHLTWETSHALMEACAAQISLALDMIMALRVAEHASQRDLLTGAWNRLGIERRWPRVLDRLRGDPRRYAILGILDVDHFKQINDTYGHPFGDRVLRLVAQTLRDQTTPDELVGRIGGDEFIVVAWTDAPDWRPRLFDMQNEIDSRLNGACGVSVGGSVLGLDGDTFDDCYTIADERLYENKRLRKQNFENPVG is encoded by the coding sequence TTGGAGCTGTTTGAATTTGCCGCCGACGCCTTGACGCGTCTCGTAGCCATCGACGGCGGCTTTTTCATCTATCGAAAACGAGGCATCGAGACGGGTGCCGAACCGCAGGCACCGGCCCTCTACCATGTGTTCGGCGCGTTTGCCGATTGCGCCGAAATGGCTCCGATTGAGGCCCTCGTGAAAGAAGACCTGACGCTGGGCGTGCCTCTCGAGCGCTGGATGTTGGTTGAAGACGTGCCGCACGAAGCGCTCCGTGCGTGGCTCGAATCCCAGTCCGTGTTGGAGTTTGGCGTGTGGCCCCTGTATTCGCGAGAAGAAATCCGCGGCGCCGTGGTCGTGGCGCGCACGCGCCCCGTCATGCACTTGACGTGGGAGACAAGCCATGCCCTCATGGAGGCCTGCGCCGCCCAGATCTCGCTTGCGCTCGACATGATTATGGCGTTGCGCGTTGCCGAACATGCGAGCCAGCGAGATCTGTTGACAGGCGCGTGGAATCGGCTGGGCATCGAGCGCAGGTGGCCCCGCGTGCTCGATCGGCTCCGCGGCGACCCGCGCCGTTACGCCATCCTGGGTATCTTGGATGTCGACCATTTCAAACAGATCAACGATACGTACGGCCACCCTTTTGGGGACCGCGTGTTGCGCCTGGTTGCGCAGACGCTCCGGGATCAGACCACTCCTGATGAACTCGTGGGGCGCATCGGCGGCGACGAATTCATTGTGGTCGCTTGGACTGACGCGCCGGACTGGCGGCCGCGGTTGTTCGACATGCAAAACGAGATCGACAGTCGGTTGAACGGAGCTTGCGGGGTTTCGGTGGGCGGGAGCGTACTTGGATTGGACGGGGACACGTTCGATGACTGCTACACCATCGCCGATGAGCGATTGTACGAGAACAAGCGGTTGCGGAAACAGAACTTTGAGAATCCGGTCGGATGA
- the lexA gene encoding transcriptional repressor LexA: MSGLTARQRAILEFIKKNIREKGYPPSVREIGEAVGLASSSTVHGHLERLQQKGYLRRDPTKPRALELLVNDEEPGDVVLAPIVGRVTAGLPIAALEDIEGYLPVPNDVAKGDEVFALRVVGDSMVNAGILDGDLAIVRRQTSADNGDIVVAMTEEDEATVKRFYREDGRVRLQPENDAMAPLYFPKVTILGKVIGIFRHIR; encoded by the coding sequence GTGAGCGGTCTCACGGCTCGGCAACGCGCAATTCTCGAGTTCATCAAAAAAAATATCCGTGAAAAGGGATATCCTCCTTCTGTACGGGAAATCGGCGAGGCGGTCGGTTTGGCGTCGAGTTCGACCGTTCACGGCCATCTCGAACGCCTTCAGCAAAAGGGATATCTTCGCCGAGATCCGACGAAGCCGAGAGCGCTGGAACTCTTGGTCAATGACGAAGAGCCGGGAGACGTCGTGCTCGCCCCTATCGTGGGTCGAGTGACCGCTGGGCTCCCCATCGCGGCGCTGGAAGACATCGAAGGATATCTTCCCGTTCCGAACGACGTCGCCAAAGGTGACGAGGTATTCGCGCTGCGGGTGGTCGGCGACAGCATGGTGAACGCAGGCATTTTGGACGGAGATCTCGCCATCGTGCGGCGACAGACGTCTGCCGACAACGGCGATATTGTCGTGGCGATGACAGAAGAGGACGAAGCAACGGTCAAGCGCTTCTACCGAGAGGATGGGCGCGTGCGCTTGCAACCTGAGAACGACGCCATGGCGCCGCTCTACTTCCCCAAGGTGACCATCCTCGGAAAAGTGATTGGGATTTTTCGTCATATTCGATAG
- a CDS encoding sugar porter family MFS transporter encodes MVQTEAGQAAYRPNLGYVVAVVVIASLGGLLFGYDTGVIAGANEFLKTEFHMSAATTGLVSSSIDLGAMLGVLIAGFLGDAFGRKKALSVAGLIFIASSLISAFAPSVGILVLGRFIGGVGIGLASLLSPLYIAEVAPPQIRGRLVGSNQLAIVSGIFIVYFVNAAIVSSHTTAWNQTTGWRWMFAMGVIPAVIFFVLLFFVPESPRYLMKRGRESEALAILNRVSGPDRARADAEEIRESLKILPDSLMQELARPGIRKALGIGIVLAIFQQFTGTNAVGYYAPMIFKAAGAGTNASFYDTVWIGAIKVAFVIVLMVIVDRVGRKRLLVWNGGFMALFLVILGIAFSMPHMITWLVLALVFAHTIAYELSWGGGVWIVLSEIYPTAIRGRAMAIASFALWFATYLVAQFFPILLQAIGGTWTFWIFALFCIAMAVFMQRVVPETSKKTMENIQRDWLRSERNP; translated from the coding sequence TTGGTCCAAACGGAAGCTGGGCAGGCTGCGTACCGCCCGAACCTTGGCTATGTCGTGGCGGTCGTGGTGATTGCATCACTCGGCGGACTCTTGTTTGGCTACGACACAGGCGTCATTGCCGGAGCCAATGAGTTTCTGAAGACGGAGTTCCACATGAGCGCGGCCACGACCGGGCTTGTGTCGAGCAGCATTGATCTCGGCGCCATGCTCGGCGTGCTCATCGCCGGTTTTCTGGGCGACGCATTCGGCCGCAAGAAAGCGCTGTCGGTGGCTGGCCTCATCTTCATTGCGTCCAGCCTCATCTCCGCCTTTGCACCGAGCGTCGGCATCTTGGTGCTCGGGCGCTTCATCGGCGGCGTCGGCATCGGACTCGCGTCGCTCTTGTCGCCGCTCTACATTGCCGAGGTGGCGCCGCCGCAGATTCGGGGGCGGTTGGTCGGATCCAACCAGTTGGCCATCGTGTCCGGTATCTTCATTGTGTACTTCGTGAATGCGGCGATTGTCAGTTCGCACACCACCGCCTGGAACCAAACGACAGGGTGGCGCTGGATGTTTGCGATGGGCGTGATACCGGCCGTCATCTTCTTTGTGCTGTTGTTTTTTGTACCAGAAAGCCCAAGGTATCTGATGAAACGCGGACGCGAAAGCGAGGCGCTTGCGATTTTGAATCGCGTGAGCGGTCCAGACCGAGCTCGCGCGGATGCGGAGGAGATCCGTGAATCGCTCAAGATCCTACCGGATTCTCTTATGCAGGAATTGGCGCGTCCAGGTATACGCAAAGCGCTCGGCATCGGCATTGTCCTTGCCATCTTCCAGCAGTTCACGGGTACCAACGCGGTAGGGTATTACGCGCCTATGATTTTTAAGGCCGCTGGGGCCGGCACGAATGCCTCCTTCTACGACACGGTGTGGATAGGCGCCATAAAGGTTGCCTTCGTCATTGTGCTCATGGTCATCGTCGATCGCGTCGGGAGAAAGCGGTTGCTGGTGTGGAACGGTGGGTTCATGGCGCTCTTTCTCGTGATCCTTGGTATCGCGTTCTCCATGCCTCATATGATCACGTGGCTCGTGCTGGCGCTCGTCTTTGCGCACACCATTGCCTATGAGCTTTCTTGGGGCGGGGGCGTATGGATTGTCTTGTCGGAAATTTACCCAACCGCCATTCGGGGTCGCGCCATGGCCATTGCATCTTTCGCGCTATGGTTTGCCACGTACCTCGTTGCGCAGTTTTTCCCCATCCTGTTGCAGGCCATCGGGGGGACGTGGACGTTTTGGATTTTCGCCTTGTTCTGTATTGCTATGGCGGTCTTCATGCAACGCGTCGTGCCGGAGACCAGCAAAAAGACGATGGAGAACATCCAACGCGATTGGCTCCGTTCAGAACGCAACCCGTAA
- a CDS encoding Hsp20/alpha crystallin family protein, whose protein sequence is MNQKSNHPFDFLNQLQELGDMRKWLGPDFFKNMPMPNFQGMPFFQDEPHSAPFPPIDLYNRSTEIVAVIALPGLKSQGDVSLSVRPRMLRVRGQLSSYLATAHDHVLSSELFRGPFDREVELPERVNPDGVKAVYRSGLLIVYMQKDLARETPGNTVAIDFAPEES, encoded by the coding sequence ATGAATCAAAAATCCAATCATCCCTTCGATTTCCTCAATCAACTCCAAGAACTCGGCGATATGCGAAAATGGCTGGGTCCCGACTTTTTCAAAAATATGCCTATGCCGAACTTTCAAGGGATGCCGTTTTTCCAAGACGAGCCTCATTCCGCGCCGTTTCCGCCCATTGACCTCTACAACCGAAGCACGGAAATCGTAGCCGTGATCGCGCTGCCAGGGCTCAAGTCGCAAGGGGATGTGTCGCTTTCCGTGCGGCCGCGAATGTTGCGCGTCCGGGGCCAGCTCTCCTCGTACCTGGCTACTGCGCACGATCACGTGCTTTCGTCCGAACTTTTCCGGGGACCGTTTGATCGGGAAGTCGAGCTGCCGGAGCGCGTGAATCCGGATGGCGTCAAAGCGGTGTATCGCAGCGGGCTGCTCATCGTGTATATGCAGAAGGACTTGGCGCGCGAGACACCTGGCAACACCGTGGCCATTGACTTTGCCCCCGAAGAAAGCTGA